Genomic window (Oncorhynchus keta strain PuntledgeMale-10-30-2019 unplaced genomic scaffold, Oket_V2 Un_contig_6244_pilon_pilon, whole genome shotgun sequence):
TAACTACACAGAGACTGAAACCTGCCTGAGGATGAAGTCAGCACCAATCAATCAGATGATATTTTCACTGTCATGTAAGGTTTGCCCAGACACTGGCCTCTGGCACACTGTCTTGGTATGGAGTAAAAGACAACTTCTAGGAAAATGTCAGTTATGGATTGAGGAGTGTGAATGTTCAAAGTGTGTACAAACTAATTAAGTAAAATGACTTAAAAGGGCTTCAAAAGTTGTCATTTTAAAACAGTTTctcacttttttatttatttattaggaATGTAAAACCTGAAACTATTTTATTTGAGTTGGGAGGGGGGAGGTGGTTGGTGACATAGGACTGTACCTTTGTTACAGGAGTTAAAGTTGGTCTGGCCATGTGTCTTTAGATGGCTGGTGATGTAGGCTGCGCTCAGCATCTTGCCGCAGATGTTGCAGGTGACCTTCCCTTCATGTCGGATCATGTGGGAGCGCAGCCTGTCTTTGGTGGCGAAGGCAGAAGTACAGGCCTGGGAGAGGACAGGGTCAGAAGGTCAGGCCAGAGGCACACTACTATTCATAGGACAACACAGCTTCGTGCTCCAGCTCGATGCCAAGTGAAGCCTGGATGGAACATGTCCAACTTTAAAGGCTTATAGATAGTCATAAATCTCTACTGGGGCCACAGGGTATACTGCAGTGTGGTGTTGTGGACAGACTGCCATTACAACACTATGACTAATGGGCTCATTTGAAAGACACTAGTCTAGCATAGGACACTAACAATTACTGTCCGTGCCGACAGAAAGGAAAGTGCAAAGTGGGAGAATTGATGCTAGACGACAGACATGCAGCTCAAGTTGTCAATAATGAGCTGCTGACAAGTGGCCCTAATGAGGCCACACAGTACAGTTAACTCTCCCTTACCGTTACTTGGCATTTGAATGGTCTTTCTGAGGAGTGGACATGCTTCACATGGCAGCTCAGGTGGTCTGGcctggaggagagaagaaaagttACAATCTTGCTGTAGAATATTAatggacacacaacacacactgtactTTTGACCTTTTCTTGACTCAAATGTTCACTCAGCCCACTCATCGCAGCACCCAGAGGTACCATTAGTTTGTTTGACTGAAAACCTGGACTACAGCAGACAGGCTGTGAACTAAATAATTTCATCACCGATGATGGTGTGGAGAAGTAACACAAGGCAGCTAGGCCAAAGCAAAACACTCACACTGGTAGTGGTTTTGTTACAAAGGAGAGTCAATTAGAATATTTTCAGGAGTGCTGTGAACCGGAATGGCTGTTCTCCTCGTTTCACTGTTAACTGAGGAGGACAGCAGcttccagacagacagagtgcCTGTAAAACTGCCAGTGACTAAGAGTTGCGTTATTCTGCCAGCCGGCCTCTCACTTTTCAGTGTCCCGATAAACCTCTGCGTCACTGTGTTGGAACCAAGCCGGGCTCTGAGATTATAGTTTGGACAGAGAGCATAATGTTTACATCAGTTTGAGACACTGGAATATTCACTCACACCAAACTTCTGCTGTTATTTGAACAAGTAACAAGCTGTAAGAGTTCTTTGCTTCTTGGGTTTTCAATGGTCATTTGTTACATATTTTGCCATTACTCATGCCAATGAATTGCACATATGACTAATGATGCATAACTGGAAGTAGTGAGTGGATGTTGCCGTAAATGTTGAAAGAGGCCATCTTTCAAGGCCACTGTTGGCTTTGCTTGGAAAGACAGGAATGCTCAGTCATTCCAGGTGGCTCAGACTTAAAACAAACAGGACCCTGTAAGCAGCAACACCCGAGCAGAGCGGGAAAACTAGGTGCTAGGTTAAAGGAAATCCCAGGCTGCTGCCTCCCAGGCCTGTTTTAATGGCATTCCCTGGGGAAGGGGAAGTGGTGACAAGCTGGCGGGAACCACAGCCTCCCCCAGCCTAACTCCTCTCCTTTGCCTGTCCTCGCAAGAGGGAACTCTGGGACACAAATTGAACTGCTCTCTAAAAAAGCAACTGTTTAAACATACTGGGGACCACAAAGGCACCGAGTCAAGATTATTCAACACTCCTATAAATCCGTGAGCCTGAGGGCAGCTGTCAATGGGACATGTAAAATGTAACATCGAACAACAGATGGTCAAACACTCCATCTCAGTGCTCGTCTAACACCACATAGAAATTGTAGACTAAAAATTGGTTGATGTTGGAGTTCAATTGAGTTTGTAATAAATAGAAAGCACTTTTATTTGAAATATAAAACAGCTAGCCAGGGTTAATGAAAGTGCATGGCTGGAGCCTACCTGGAGAAGCCTTTCCCACACACGGAGCAGACGTATGGCTTGTGGACTCCACCGTCGTGAGAGCGCACATGGTATGTCATGCGGTCCTTCCTCTTGAAGCGCTGTTGGCAGATGGGGCACTGGAAGGGCTTCTCGTCCGAATGGGACAGCTTGTGACGGTTCAGGTGGTAGACGTCTCGGAAGGCCTTGCCACACATCTCACAGCCATGGTTCTTCTTCACAGGCTTGGCAGGCTTCTTGGGCTGGCTCTGCTGCGGCACGTTGATCATAGAGACTGGAGACATGATGCTGGAGGCTGAGGACACGGAGGTGGTGGCTGTGGTGAGGATGCCTGCGATGGTGGAGATGTAGGAGGGCTGCCCACTGTTCTCCCTGGGCAGGCTGGAGATGAAGGGCACCATGGTGGGGGCCGTCTGGGCCGTCTTCTTGGGCCGCGACACCATCTTGATGCCCGTGTGGCAGGACTCGTGGCGCCGCAGGTGGTAGCTGTCACGGAAGGCCTTGTTGCAGTAGCCGCAGATGAAGGGTGTCTTGCTCTTGTGCTCCTTCTTTACCACGGGCATGGGTCCCCTGCCGCCACCTGCCCCGCTGGCCACGTTGTCTTTGAGGAGCTCTGCGGCACTGGCGGGGGGTTTCTGGTCCAGGGGAATGGGCATCACAGGCTTCTGGTCCAACGGCTCATTTCCAGAGTTGAGCAGCGGCAGCAGACTGTTCTGGGCCACCTGGTGCTGGTGGTGGAGGGCTTCATTGGcctgctgtagagacacaacacagCAAGTTTAAACACTGGTCaacaacatacagtgcattcggaaagtagtcagaccccttgacttgttccacattttgttacattacagccttgttctaaaatggattatattgtccccccctcatcaacctacaccCAATACAtgataatgacaaagtaaaaacaggttgaGAAATGTTGAAAATCTATTAAAAATCAAACTGAAATATTACCtctacataagtactcagaccctttactaaatactttgttgaagcacctttggcagcgattacagcattgagtcttcttgagtaGGACACTACAatcttggcaaacctgtatttggagagtttcccccattcttctctgcagatccttttcaat
Coding sequences:
- the LOC118391356 gene encoding vascular endothelial zinc finger 1-like isoform X1; this encodes MEPSWSTFLFQQANEALHHQHQVAQNSLLPLLNSGNEPLDQKPVMPIPLDQKPPASAAELLKDNVASGAGGGRGPMPVVKKEHKSKTPFICGYCNKAFRDSYHLRRHESCHTGIKMVSRPKKTAQTAPTMVPFISSLPRENSGQPSYISTIAGILTTATTSVSSASSIMSPVSMINVPQQSQPKKPAKPVKKNHGCEMCGKAFRDVYHLNRHKLSHSDEKPFQCPICQQRFKRKDRMTYHVRSHDGGVHKPYVCSVCGKGFSRPDHLSCHVKHVHSSERPFKCQVTACTSAFATKDRLRSHMIRHEGKVTCNICGKMLSAAYITSHLKTHGQTNFNSCNKGDWQWNSSGGRKDNDIHNSASATPVTASAPITTTMNRGNSINNPVTIAAQMNISTNTVNVSLQHPVTITGPVNIASVNIPTTAHMNIAHPLAISTPMSMTMSGPLNIAMRSMESMSFLSQVLPSSPPW
- the LOC118391356 gene encoding vascular endothelial zinc finger 1-like isoform X2, with the translated sequence MEPSWSTFLFQQANEALHHQHQVAQNSLLPLLNSGNEPLDQKPVMPIPLDQKPPASAAELLKDNVASGAGGGRGPMPVVKKEHKSKTPFICGYCNKAFRDSYHLRRHESCHTGIKMVSRPKKTAQTAPTMVPFISSLPRENSGQPSYISTIAGILTTATTSVSSASSIMSPVSMINVPQQSQPKKPAKPVKKNHGCEMCGKAFRDVYHLNRHKLSHSDEKPFQCPICQQRFKRKDRMTYHVRSHDGGVHKPYVCSVCGKGFSRPDHLSCHVKHVHSSERPFKCQVTACTSAFATKDRLRSHMIRHEGKVTCNICGKMLSAAYITSHLKTHGQTNFNSCNKDNDIHNSASATPVTASAPITTTMNRGNSINNPVTIAAQMNISTNTVNVSLQHPVTITGPVNIASVNIPTTAHMNIAHPLAISTPMSMTMSGPLNIAMRSMESMSFLSQVLPSSPPW